The segment TGAGGATCGTGATTATTGAGTTAAGTTCGGAATTCAAATACAGAAAATATATCAAACTCAAGCAATCTGATTAATTTTGTAATATAATAATCTTCTGACTAAAGCAACAAAGGAGTGTTTTCAATGCCTAAAATTGCTATCATTATAGCTTTCCAGCGTTTTAGAGACGAAGAGTTTTTTGTACCTTATGAATTATTTATTAAAGAAAAATATCAGGTAACGGTTTTTTCCTCACAAAAAGGAATAGCTACGGGTAAACTTGGTAAAAACTTTAACGTGGAACACACCATCGATGAACTGAATGTCTCCGGATATGATGCTGTAATGTTTGTGGGGGGGTCCGGTGGTTATGATTATATTGGAAATGAAACAATCAAAAAAATCATTATTGAAACTGTAGCGCAAAACAAATATCTTACTGCTATCTGTATGGCGCCTCTTTTGCTGGCACAAAGCGGTGTTATGAAGGGGAAAAAGTCGACCGTCTTTTATGATGAAAAAGATAACATAGGTAAATATGAAGCAATATATATCGACAAACCTGTCGTCACTGATGGTAAAATAATTACAGGGAATGGGCCGGCCGCCGCCAAAGCTTTTGCTGAAACTATTATAAGCAGGCTTCATGGCTCATAAAAAAATCCTTATTACCGGCGGTGCGGGCTTTATCGGCTCACACCTGGCACAGGAAGCGTCATACGACGGGCTCAACGTTGTAGTTCTGGATAATCTGAGTAGTGGCAAGCCGGAGAATTTAAACGGTTTAAATAATATCGAAATAATTGAGCAGGATATCCGCAACGCTGATTTTATTAATAAACTTTTTGCTCGGGAAAAATTTGATCTGGTGTTTCATGAAGCTGCAATAGCATCA is part of the Candidatus Margulisiibacteriota bacterium genome and harbors:
- a CDS encoding DJ-1/PfpI family protein, yielding MPKIAIIIAFQRFRDEEFFVPYELFIKEKYQVTVFSSQKGIATGKLGKNFNVEHTIDELNVSGYDAVMFVGGSGGYDYIGNETIKKIIIETVAQNKYLTAICMAPLLLAQSGVMKGKKSTVFYDEKDNIGKYEAIYIDKPVVTDGKIITGNGPAAAKAFAETIISRLHGS